The sequence GGCGCAACCCGAAGGGCGGCAGTTCTTTTTCGCCAGACTTCGTTGCTTGCTCCTTACAGATCCACTTCGGGATATGCTCGTCGCTCGCGCCTCGTCTGGCCGAAAAATCCCTTGCCGCGAACGTGAGCGTATTTATGAAATGGACCCCTTAGTCTTAGTGGGTTTACAGATCGCGGCGATCTGTTAAGCTCCCACACAACCTGACCCATGCACTCGAAGACCCAGGCCCCGCGCCCGTTCATTCCAAGCCATCAGGTCGTCGTCCTCATCTTTCCCCCTCACCGCGAACCCACCCCTTCACCCTCCCAGGAGGGGAACATGGGATCGGTGCGACAATGGTGGCTCCCCTCCTGGGAGGGGTAGGGGGTGGGTTCAGCGGGGCAATGTGCGAGCTTCGAACCGAGAATTCTCTCCCCGACCCTCATGCGCAAAATCCTCATCATTGAAGACGACCCGGAGGTGCGCAAAATGCTCGTGTCCTCCTTGCAGTCGCGCGGCTTCGAAATCATCGAAGCCGCGAATGGCCGCGCCGGGGTCCAGTTGGCGCAGGTGTACATGCCCGACTTGATTCTCAGCGACATCAAGATGGAGGGTTTCGACGGGTACGCCGCGCTCGCCGCCGTCCGGTATCAGCCGCTCACTTCGGCGATTCCGGTCGTGCTCATGACAGGGCATCCGGACGAACAAGGGAGGCGCTTTGCCATGGAGCTGGGCGCGGACGATTACCTGGCCAAGCCGTTTACGATTTCTGCTTTGCTCGCCACGATTCAAATCCAATTGAAGAAACAGGAGGCGATCAAGGACCGCGCGCTGAAGCTCGCGGTCACGCGGCACGAATCGATCGACGAAGCGCCGTCGGCTCAGACCAGGACTCCCGAACCACCCTCCGCGTCGCTGGTGCAGGACGCGCGTTCGAGCTCGGAGGTTGCGACGCCGCGAGACGCAGCCCGCGTGGTGGCGGATGCGATTCCCGTTCCGACCTTCTCGCGGACGGCGGTCCCGGTTTCGATGCCGGTCGATAACGTGGAGACGCTGGTCGAGACGTATCTTCGCATGCTCAACCGGTTT comes from Verrucomicrobiota bacterium and encodes:
- a CDS encoding response regulator; translation: MRKILIIEDDPEVRKMLVSSLQSRGFEIIEAANGRAGVQLAQVYMPDLILSDIKMEGFDGYAALAAVRYQPLTSAIPVVLMTGHPDEQGRRFAMELGADDYLAKPFTISALLATIQIQLKKQEAIKDRALKLAVTRHESIDEAPSAQTRTPEPPSASLVQDARSSSEVATPRDAARVVADAIPVPTFSRTAVPVSMPVDNVETLVETYLRMLNRFHPNLGNTAMRAVALCRTMGETLKLSAADSQNLCWAAALHDISLVGIDREAVGRWLRDPRKVTEEEDAFIKRHPIESQEMLSDVTIFQTAGGIIRAHHENWDGTGYPDGLKADAIPWLARLLSAAISYCGQHTLGIPAVKQLKTHSGTVFDPAAVQAVAEAAAIAKFS